A stretch of Myroides oncorhynchi DNA encodes these proteins:
- a CDS encoding siderophore ABC transporter substrate-binding protein yields MSKFLISCVAASALIFTSCKENKTETTDVNVEKVSVEHLSGTTEVNVNPKNTVVLTYGIMDSFDDLGIEFKGAPKGNIPEYLSKYANDTNITDVGGIKEPNMEKVNAIEPELIIISARTASMYDEFTKIAPTVNLDIDIKDYMNSFKANQRTIGKLFGKEEQVEKELKVIDERVAKINETTAKSTKTALVVLANEGRLSAYGKGSRFGIIHDVFGVKPADQNIEASTHGQAISNEFIKELNPDYIFVIDRGAAIKRATMGKEEFANALVKQTNAYKNDKIIFLNPEVWYLSGGGFKSIKMMLDEVEQAIAE; encoded by the coding sequence ATGAGTAAATTTTTGATAAGCTGCGTGGCAGCTTCAGCTTTAATCTTTACATCTTGTAAAGAGAACAAAACAGAGACTACAGATGTAAATGTAGAGAAGGTATCGGTAGAACATTTATCTGGTACTACAGAAGTAAATGTAAACCCTAAGAATACAGTCGTTCTTACTTATGGTATAATGGATTCATTTGACGATCTAGGGATCGAGTTTAAAGGTGCTCCTAAGGGGAATATTCCAGAATATTTGTCTAAATATGCTAATGATACTAATATTACTGATGTAGGTGGTATCAAGGAACCTAATATGGAAAAGGTCAATGCTATAGAGCCAGAACTAATCATTATATCTGCTCGTACTGCATCAATGTATGATGAGTTTACGAAAATAGCGCCAACTGTTAATTTAGATATTGATATTAAGGATTATATGAATTCTTTTAAAGCGAATCAACGTACAATAGGTAAGTTATTTGGCAAAGAGGAGCAGGTAGAGAAAGAGCTTAAAGTAATAGATGAGAGAGTGGCTAAAATAAATGAAACTACAGCTAAGTCAACTAAGACAGCTCTAGTAGTTTTAGCTAATGAAGGACGTTTAAGTGCGTATGGAAAAGGATCTCGCTTTGGGATTATTCACGATGTATTTGGAGTGAAACCTGCAGATCAAAATATAGAGGCATCTACTCATGGACAGGCAATCTCTAATGAATTTATTAAAGAATTAAACCCTGATTATATCTTTGTTATTGATAGAGGAGCAGCTATTAAAAGAGCTACTATGGGGAAAGAGGAGTTTGCTAATGCTTTAGTTAAACAAACAAACGCTTATAAAAATGATAAAATCATATTCTTAAATCCAGAAGTATGGTATTTATCAGGAGGAGGATTTAAGTCTATCAAAATGATGTTAGACGAAGTGGAGCAAGCAATTGCTGAATAG
- a CDS encoding acyl-CoA thioesterase, whose translation MEGQLTNRELRIQKKIKDSETHVFKAVFPGQTNHHNTMFGGAVMYIMDEIAFMTATRFCRKPIVTVSSDKIDFNHPIPAGTLVELIGTVVRVGRTSLDVRVEVFVESMYRDGREKAMTGTFTLVAINESKRPVPVFDEVEE comes from the coding sequence ATGGAAGGTCAACTAACAAACAGAGAATTACGCATCCAAAAAAAAATAAAGGATTCGGAAACACACGTATTTAAAGCTGTATTCCCAGGTCAAACGAATCATCACAACACAATGTTCGGTGGTGCCGTTATGTATATTATGGACGAAATAGCATTTATGACTGCTACACGATTCTGTCGTAAGCCTATCGTGACAGTATCTAGTGATAAGATTGACTTTAATCACCCTATCCCTGCAGGAACACTAGTCGAACTTATCGGAACTGTGGTTCGAGTAGGTAGAACGAGTTTAGATGTTCGTGTAGAAGTATTCGTAGAGAGTATGTATAGAGATGGAAGAGAAAAAGCAATGACTGGTACATTTACATTAGTAGCCATCAATGAGAGTAAACGCCCTGTGCCTGTTTTTGATGAAGTAGAAGAATAA
- a CDS encoding alpha-ketoacid dehydrogenase subunit alpha/beta → MKQLHYDRKKLTDQELLGLYKKLLKPRMIEEKMLILIRQGKVSKWFSGIGQEAISVGVTASLEQDEYILPMHRNLGVFTSRDIPLHRLFSQWQGKANGFTKGRERSFHFGTQEFHIVGMISHLGPQLGVADGIALAHKLRKEKKITAVFTGEGGTSEGDFHEALNIASVWELPVLFVIENNGYGLSTPTNEQYRCEHLADRAKGYGMESHIIDGNNILEVYQQISALAKSMRENPRPILIEFLTFRMRGHEEASGTKYVPQELMDMWLLKEPVENYRAYLKKIGVLSNKVDDQIREEFKLEIDKDWKATQEEPAIVADLATELADMYAPFEYEEVKPTAEVANIRLIDAISEGLKQSFERHDDLIIMGQDIAEYGGAFKVTDGFVEQFGKGRIRNTPICESAVVSAAMGYSIKGGKAIMEMQFGDFVSTGFNPIVNYLAKIHYRWNEKADVVVRMPCGGGTQAGPFHSQTNEAWFTKTPGLKVVYPAFPYDAKGLMATAINDPNPVIFFEHKMLYRSIYQDVPKDYYTLPFGKASVLREGADVTIVTFGAGVHWAMEVLDKHPDIKADLIDLRTLQPLDEKTVFKSVKKTNKVIILQEDSLFGGIASDMSAMIMENCFEYLDAPVKRVASLETAIPFVKALEDQYLPKDRFETALLDLIAY, encoded by the coding sequence ATGAAACAATTACATTACGACCGCAAAAAACTAACTGACCAAGAGTTACTTGGATTGTATAAAAAACTACTTAAGCCTCGTATGATAGAGGAAAAGATGCTTATCTTGATCAGACAGGGTAAGGTATCTAAATGGTTCTCAGGTATCGGACAGGAGGCTATTAGTGTAGGTGTCACTGCTAGTTTAGAGCAGGACGAATATATCCTACCTATGCACCGCAACTTAGGCGTGTTTACTTCTAGAGATATTCCTCTACATCGCTTATTCTCTCAATGGCAAGGGAAAGCAAATGGCTTTACGAAAGGTCGTGAGCGTTCATTCCACTTCGGAACGCAAGAATTCCATATCGTGGGGATGATCTCTCATCTAGGACCACAGTTAGGAGTAGCTGATGGGATCGCTTTAGCACACAAATTAAGAAAAGAGAAGAAGATAACGGCTGTATTCACAGGAGAAGGAGGTACATCTGAAGGTGACTTTCACGAGGCGTTAAATATTGCTTCAGTATGGGAGTTACCTGTACTTTTTGTGATTGAGAATAACGGCTATGGCTTATCTACACCTACCAATGAACAGTACAGATGTGAGCATCTCGCTGATCGTGCGAAAGGGTATGGAATGGAAAGTCATATCATCGACGGAAATAATATCTTAGAGGTATATCAGCAGATTAGTGCTTTAGCTAAATCTATGCGTGAGAACCCTAGACCTATATTGATAGAGTTCTTAACTTTCAGAATGCGTGGACACGAGGAAGCTAGTGGTACAAAGTATGTGCCTCAGGAACTGATGGATATGTGGCTATTAAAAGAACCTGTAGAGAATTATAGAGCGTATCTTAAGAAGATAGGTGTATTATCTAATAAAGTGGATGATCAAATTAGAGAAGAATTTAAATTAGAGATAGATAAAGACTGGAAGGCAACACAAGAAGAGCCCGCTATAGTAGCTGATTTAGCTACTGAATTGGCAGATATGTATGCGCCATTTGAATACGAGGAGGTAAAGCCAACAGCTGAGGTAGCAAATATTAGATTGATAGATGCGATATCAGAAGGATTGAAACAATCTTTTGAACGTCATGATGATTTGATCATTATGGGGCAGGACATTGCTGAGTATGGTGGAGCATTTAAGGTAACAGATGGCTTTGTGGAGCAATTTGGCAAAGGGCGTATTCGCAATACACCTATCTGTGAGAGTGCGGTAGTGTCTGCTGCAATGGGATATTCTATCAAGGGAGGGAAGGCGATAATGGAGATGCAGTTTGGCGATTTTGTGTCTACTGGTTTTAATCCGATTGTGAACTACTTAGCTAAGATACATTACAGATGGAATGAGAAGGCGGATGTAGTAGTGCGTATGCCGTGTGGAGGTGGTACGCAGGCAGGGCCATTCCACTCACAGACCAATGAAGCTTGGTTTACAAAAACGCCTGGACTTAAGGTAGTGTACCCAGCATTTCCTTATGATGCGAAAGGCTTGATGGCGACAGCTATTAATGATCCTAATCCTGTGATCTTCTTTGAGCATAAGATGCTGTATAGAAGTATTTATCAGGATGTACCAAAAGATTATTATACACTGCCATTTGGAAAGGCGAGTGTGTTAAGAGAAGGGGCAGATGTGACCATAGTGACCTTCGGAGCAGGAGTACACTGGGCAATGGAAGTGTTAGACAAGCACCCTGATATTAAGGCTGATTTGATAGATTTGCGAACTTTACAACCTTTAGATGAGAAAACTGTATTTAAATCAGTAAAAAAAACAAATAAAGTTATAATTTTGCAAGAAGATTCCTTGTTCGGAGGAATCGCAAGTGATATGTCGGCGATGATTATGGAGAATTGTTTTGAATACTTGGACGCGCCTGTAAAAAGGGTTGCTAGTTTAGAAACAGCCATACCATTTGTGAAAGCTTTAGAAGATCAATATCTGCCTAAGGACAGATTTGAAACAGCGCTATTAGATTTGATAGCCTACTAG
- a CDS encoding phosphoribosylaminoimidazolesuccinocarboxamide synthase: MNNTITKTGFEFPNQKSVYRGKVREVYNIADDLLVMVATDRLSAFDVIMPKGIPFKGQILNQIATKFMEMTSDIVPNWLVATPDPNVAVGHVCEPFKVEMVIRGYLAGHAAREYAEGKRVLCGVTLPEGLKENDQLPSPIITPSTKEDLGAHDVDISREDILAKGIVSEEDYLVLEQYTHALYQRGSEIAAERGLILVDTKYEFGKTKDGKIVLIDEIHTPDSSRYFYAEGYEERQAKGEAQKQLSKEFVRQWLISNGFQGKEGQAIPEMTDEYITSVSDRYIELYEKIIGEPFVKADVSSINERIENNVLAFLAKR; the protein is encoded by the coding sequence ATGAATAACACAATCACAAAAACGGGTTTTGAGTTTCCAAATCAAAAGTCAGTTTACCGCGGAAAAGTAAGAGAAGTTTACAATATAGCAGATGACTTATTAGTTATGGTTGCTACAGATAGATTATCGGCTTTTGACGTTATTATGCCTAAGGGAATTCCCTTTAAAGGACAAATTCTAAATCAGATAGCAACTAAGTTTATGGAGATGACGAGTGACATCGTTCCTAACTGGTTAGTAGCTACACCTGATCCTAATGTAGCGGTGGGGCATGTATGTGAGCCGTTTAAAGTGGAGATGGTGATCAGAGGTTATTTAGCTGGGCATGCTGCTCGTGAGTATGCAGAAGGAAAGAGAGTGTTATGCGGAGTGACATTGCCTGAAGGGTTAAAAGAGAATGATCAATTGCCATCACCTATTATCACTCCATCTACTAAAGAAGATTTAGGAGCTCATGATGTAGATATCTCGAGAGAAGATATCTTGGCTAAAGGGATTGTTTCTGAGGAAGATTATTTGGTATTAGAGCAGTATACACATGCACTGTATCAGAGAGGAAGTGAGATAGCAGCAGAGCGCGGTTTGATCTTAGTGGATACTAAGTATGAATTTGGTAAGACTAAAGATGGAAAGATTGTGTTAATCGATGAGATACATACGCCAGACTCTTCTAGATACTTCTATGCAGAGGGCTATGAAGAAAGACAAGCAAAAGGGGAGGCTCAAAAGCAATTGTCTAAAGAGTTTGTCAGACAATGGTTGATCAGTAATGGCTTTCAAGGGAAAGAAGGGCAAGCTATACCGGAGATGACAGATGAGTATATCACTAGTGTATCAGATAGATATATAGAGCTATATGAGAAGATTATTGGAGAACCATTTGTGAAGGCTGATGTGTCTAGTATTAATGAACGTATAGAGAATAATGTTTTAGCTTTTTTAGCTAAGAGATAA
- a CDS encoding nitroreductase family protein, with translation MELLKSLQWRYATKKYNSSVKIADEKVMQIIEAARMAPTSSGLQPFEMILIKNQDLKEKLLPVIMNQSQVVDSSHVLVFASWEAYTEERIDAVFDNVEKTRELASGSMNDYKGSIKANFAAMSQEKQAEHAARQAYIAFGMAIAAAAELRVDASPMEGFYNDQLDQALGLDKKGLKSVTILAIGERDHENDWLLPMKKVRFALEDILTIIE, from the coding sequence ATGGAGTTACTAAAGAGTTTACAGTGGCGTTATGCTACTAAGAAATATAATAGTTCAGTTAAGATAGCAGACGAAAAAGTAATGCAGATTATCGAGGCAGCTCGTATGGCACCTACTTCTTCTGGATTACAACCTTTCGAGATGATCTTAATCAAGAATCAAGACTTAAAAGAAAAGCTATTACCTGTGATTATGAATCAAAGTCAGGTAGTAGATAGTTCTCATGTTTTGGTTTTTGCGTCTTGGGAAGCCTATACAGAAGAGCGCATTGATGCTGTGTTTGATAATGTAGAAAAGACAAGAGAGTTAGCTTCTGGTTCTATGAATGATTACAAAGGTTCTATTAAAGCGAACTTTGCCGCTATGTCACAAGAGAAGCAGGCTGAACATGCAGCTCGTCAAGCTTATATTGCTTTTGGTATGGCTATCGCTGCTGCAGCTGAGTTAAGAGTAGATGCATCACCTATGGAGGGATTCTATAATGATCAATTAGACCAAGCATTAGGGTTAGATAAAAAAGGACTTAAAAGTGTAACTATTTTAGCTATAGGAGAAAGGGATCATGAAAATGATTGGTTGTTACCTATGAAGAAAGTACGTTTTGCGCTAGAAGATATTTTAACAATTATCGAATAA
- a CDS encoding alpha-ketoacid dehydrogenase subunit alpha/beta, with product MSQKETKTALSYDDFKKEVIQDYKIAKLSRECSLLGRREVLTGKAKFGIFGDGKEVPQLAMAKAFQNGDFRSGYYRDQTFMMAIGQLTVEQFFAGLFGHADIDNDPMSGGRQMGGHFATHSLDENGNWKKLVDQKNSSADISPTAGQMPRLLGLAQASKFYREFADADKEGNFSVNGNEVAWGTIGNASTSEGLFFETINAAGVLQVPMVMNVWDDQYGISVHAKYQTTKENISEILKGFQRDENGNGYEILRVKGWDYVALIDTYTKASKIAREEHVPVLVHVQELTQPQGHSTSGSHERYKTPERLEWEAEKDCVLQMRNWMLASDIATVEELDELDKQLKKEVLDGKKAAWRAYVDPIVAERDELVVLLGTVAASSTNKVFIEKMANDLAGIKEPIRKDIITVARKALRMVIKDAGKATLVQYINEFFAKNQPRYSSHLMSETEHQAINVQSIEPTYDADAEEVDARVLLRGNFDYILENHKNVMIFGEDSGTIGDVNQGLEGLQEKHGISRVTDTGIREATILGQGIGMAMRGLRPIAEIQYLDYLLYAIQIMSDDLATLQYRTVGRQKAPLIVRTRGHRLEGIWHSGSPMGMIINAIRGMHVLVPRNMTKAAGFYNTLLESDEPALLIECLNGYRLKEKMPNNIGQFKTPIGIVETIKEGKDITVVSYGSTLRVIEQAAKELLEVGIDVEIIDAQSLLPFDLNHDIVKSLAKTNRLLVIDEDVPGGASAYILQKVLEEQKGYHHLDSEPQTLTSKAHRPAYGTDGDYFSKPSAEDVFEKIYAIMNEVNPNLYPALY from the coding sequence ATGAGTCAAAAAGAAACAAAAACGGCTCTTTCTTACGATGATTTTAAGAAAGAGGTAATTCAAGATTATAAAATTGCGAAACTAAGTAGAGAGTGTAGTTTACTTGGTAGACGTGAAGTACTTACAGGAAAAGCGAAATTTGGAATTTTTGGTGATGGAAAAGAGGTGCCACAGTTAGCTATGGCGAAGGCTTTTCAGAATGGAGACTTTAGATCTGGATATTACCGCGATCAGACATTTATGATGGCGATAGGACAATTGACAGTAGAACAATTTTTTGCAGGACTTTTTGGGCATGCGGATATAGATAATGATCCAATGTCAGGAGGGCGTCAGATGGGTGGACACTTTGCTACTCATAGTTTAGATGAGAATGGTAACTGGAAGAAGTTAGTTGACCAAAAAAACTCAAGTGCAGATATATCGCCTACGGCTGGACAAATGCCTAGACTTTTAGGATTAGCTCAAGCTTCTAAATTTTATAGAGAGTTTGCAGATGCAGATAAAGAGGGTAACTTCTCTGTAAATGGTAATGAGGTAGCATGGGGTACGATAGGGAATGCTTCTACTTCAGAAGGTTTGTTTTTTGAAACAATCAATGCTGCAGGGGTGTTGCAAGTACCTATGGTAATGAATGTATGGGATGATCAATACGGAATCTCTGTACATGCAAAGTACCAAACGACAAAAGAGAATATCTCAGAGATATTAAAAGGATTCCAAAGAGATGAAAATGGCAATGGATATGAGATTCTTCGCGTTAAAGGATGGGATTATGTAGCATTAATAGATACTTATACGAAAGCATCTAAAATAGCTAGAGAAGAACATGTACCTGTTTTAGTTCATGTACAGGAATTAACACAACCTCAGGGACACTCTACTTCTGGATCTCATGAGAGATATAAAACTCCTGAACGTCTAGAATGGGAAGCAGAGAAAGACTGTGTCTTACAGATGAGAAACTGGATGCTAGCTTCTGATATAGCTACAGTGGAAGAGTTAGATGAGTTAGACAAACAACTTAAGAAAGAGGTATTAGATGGAAAGAAAGCAGCATGGAGAGCTTATGTAGATCCTATTGTTGCTGAACGTGATGAATTGGTTGTATTATTAGGAACTGTAGCAGCTTCTAGTACTAATAAAGTGTTTATTGAGAAAATGGCTAATGACTTAGCTGGTATCAAAGAGCCTATTAGAAAAGACATTATTACTGTAGCGCGTAAAGCGCTTAGAATGGTAATAAAAGATGCGGGTAAAGCTACTTTAGTGCAGTATATTAACGAGTTCTTTGCTAAGAACCAACCTCGTTACAGTTCACACCTAATGTCTGAGACAGAACATCAAGCGATCAACGTACAAAGTATAGAACCTACTTATGATGCAGATGCGGAAGAAGTAGATGCTCGTGTACTGTTAAGAGGAAACTTTGATTATATCTTAGAAAACCATAAGAACGTCATGATCTTTGGGGAAGACTCTGGAACTATTGGAGATGTTAACCAAGGACTAGAAGGACTACAAGAGAAACACGGTATAAGTAGAGTGACTGATACAGGTATTAGAGAGGCTACTATTCTAGGGCAAGGTATCGGTATGGCAATGCGTGGATTAAGACCTATAGCTGAGATTCAGTATTTAGATTACTTACTATATGCTATCCAAATCATGAGTGATGACTTAGCTACTCTTCAATATAGAACAGTAGGCCGTCAAAAAGCTCCATTGATAGTAAGAACACGTGGTCATAGATTAGAGGGTATTTGGCATTCAGGATCACCTATGGGGATGATCATTAATGCTATTAGAGGAATGCATGTTTTAGTACCTCGTAATATGACTAAAGCAGCAGGTTTCTATAATACATTATTAGAAAGTGATGAACCAGCATTATTAATAGAATGTTTAAACGGGTACCGTCTAAAGGAGAAAATGCCAAATAATATAGGGCAATTCAAAACTCCTATCGGTATAGTAGAAACAATCAAGGAAGGTAAAGATATTACTGTTGTATCATATGGATCTACATTAAGAGTAATCGAACAGGCTGCTAAGGAGTTATTAGAAGTAGGAATCGATGTAGAGATTATAGATGCACAATCATTATTGCCATTTGACTTAAATCACGATATCGTGAAGAGTCTTGCTAAGACTAATCGTTTATTAGTAATAGATGAGGATGTACCAGGAGGAGCTTCAGCGTATATTCTTCAAAAAGTGTTAGAAGAACAAAAAGGGTATCACCATTTAGATAGTGAGCCTCAAACTTTGACTTCAAAAGCACATAGACCTGCTTATGGAACTGATGGAGATTACTTCTCTAAACCGTCAGCAGAAGATGTATTTGAAAAAATTTATGCAATTATGAACGAGGTAAATCCTAATTTATATCCTGCGTTATATTAA